A genomic region of Phragmites australis chromosome 2, lpPhrAust1.1, whole genome shotgun sequence contains the following coding sequences:
- the LOC133909161 gene encoding uncharacterized protein LOC133909161 produces MGFDNECILSIQSLPGEYFCPVCRTLIYPNEALQTQCTHLYCKPCLAYVVATTKACPYDGYLVTETDSKPLMESNKSLAETIGKVTVHCLYHKSGCQWQGTLSACITHGTTCAYGNSPVVCNRCGTQIVHRQVQEHAQLCPGLQSQTQQTDGSQAQSSVASTQAVTHDPSLVASEGSAAAASTTLPSASAATASAAATGGPAGATTASTAAVPPSVAASAAATQTPTAEQWYQQQQQLQYSQYYQQQYPGYNPYMQQYQQYGQYQQVYQQYTQPQMQVASQNVVQGSAQPASHVQPQGQLSQPQYMMQSQPENQPQLQPPTGHPQHQQYPVQFQPQNQPYPPHLQAPAGQSQPQQPPSMQSASQVPQLQPQSRIPLQMPGSQAQPITHPPASTQVGNQQLAIPSTQSTPLQVQPHIHAQHPQQQQIVAQQHVQLQTVPPQQNHQPQMQLNSQIQQQSYPQPQAYAQPQNTPYLQQQMPQGAPLQHPVHVSHQQGLAPQHPAPMRPPMPGQQPAMLPPQAVQYTQQQQQHIGYHAQRAPMHSSIPSQTPQQGLPPHSSVSSQAGQSYHQGVPSSQQQVHSQLSQPHGPPYTQQHVPGHGYAGHHVPTSAVRPMSHVAPPQQFQHPPGGSVSDLQSSVMNQQPPMPRTSDNVGLISQSYGGGQPTGQSSLTSETHASKLGKSEIVKNAADNTTVNENKNGGAESAVMRPTTMSQSLGDENMNREQNDFGSVRKDAVQTGTVLDSKDGSIVKDEIAGRTGKSHGPGVQGGQEHKVSEASNSLEKGGSLRQASWQNAGALGSYVNPGTVAQHPAGQDRMLPQHMMHSGPMPYNMQEQSNQMRPTSFSESIRPPRQQPYGPVHSETAPRVFGENQIQMPMPQPVGIKPGDGMIRPPMVAPLPGRHDTMVPPFAPEHLGRPPPLGMSKSNGVGGGPLGSGMTFHEEGFTASGEHLRSFVGGRHNVNHKDIEDDLKQFPGSAHLDGQGLQRGLRPFERGLGRPDGFPDSLPGRPPFPNQQGPFPVGFHEDFSRKPNAAGRTDFMSPGTEFGHHRADGMPNLRNSVPFFQGKSGAPGSLRTDQLGSGNLPGDVQHAFDGPGFPHTRFHPGHMHPDDPNLVADYSRHGFPKESDHFCLGGVFRNGDFGWCRICMFNCGSAENLDLHVQTREHQQCAMDIVLKMKHDVAKRQKLNFGGLKSFHNKKMVAGKGHFRGNRR; encoded by the exons ATGGGTTTTGATAATGAATGTATTTTGAGCATTCAATCCCTTCCTGGTGAATATTTCTGTCCTGTTTGTCGGACACTCATCTATCCCAATGAAGCTCTGCAAACTCAGTGCACACATCTCTACTGCAAACCCTGCTTGGCTTATGTAGTGGCAACCACAAAAGCTTGCCCTTATGATGGCTACCTGGTGACGGAAACTGATTCCAAG CCTCTTATGGAATCAAATAAATCCCTTGCTGAGACAATTGGCAAAGTCACAGTCCATTGCCTGTATCATAAGAGTGGTTGCCAATGGCAAGGAACGCTATCTGCCTGTATCACCCATGGCACTACTTGTGCATATGGGAACTCCCCCGTTGTTTGTAACCGTTGTGGTACACAGATTGTACACCGTCAAGTGCAAGAACATGCTCAACTCTGCCCT GGCTTGCAATCTCAAACACAACAAACCGATGGTAGTCAGGCACAGTCATCGGTGGCATCAACTCAGGCAGTCACCCATGATCCATCACTTGTTGCCTCAGAAGGATCTGCAGCAGCTGCATCAACAACATTGCCATCTGCAAGTGCAGCCACAGCTTCTGCAGCAGCAACTGGAGGGCCAGCTGGTGCAACCACAGCAAGCACGGCAGCAGTGCCTCCTTCGGTTGCTGCATCAGCTGCTGCTACCCAAACTCCAACAGCTGAGCAGTggtaccagcagcagcagcagctccaatACTCACAGTACTACCAGCAGCAGTACCCTGGATACAACCCTTACATGCAGCAGTATCAACAGTATGGCCAATACCAGCAGGTGTACCAGCAGTACACACAACCTCAAATGCAAGTAGCATCCCAGAATGTTGTTCAAGGATCTGCGCAACCTGCTTCACATGTTCAGCCTCAAGGACAGCTCTCTCAGCCCCAATACATGATGCAATCCCAACCCGAAAATCAGCCTCAACTCCAACCACCGACAGGTCATCCACAACATCAGCAGTATCCAGTGCAATTCCAACCCCAAAATCAGCCCTACCCTCCCCATCTTCAAGCACCTGCAGGTCAGTCGCAGCCTCAGCAGCCTCCATCAATGCAATCAGCCTCTCAAGTTCCACAGCTGCAGCCACAAAGTCGCATACCTCTCCAGATGCCTGGCTCCCAAGCGCAACCTATAACACATCCACCAGCCTCTACTCAAGTTGGTAATCAGCAACTTGCTATTCCTTCTACTCAGTCCACACCTCTTCAAGTGCAGCCACATATACATGCTCAACATCCACAACAACAACAGATTGTTGCCCAGCAACATGTGCAACTTCAAACTGTACCTCCACAACAAAATCATCAACCTCAGATGCAGCTAAATTCTCAAATCCAGCAACAATCTTACCCACAGCCTCAGGCCTATGCTCAGCCTCAGAATACTCCGTATCTGCAGCAGCAGATGCCACAAGGTGCTCCATTGCAACACCCTGTACATGTATCTCACCAACAAGGACTTGCCCCACAGCATCCTGCACCGATGCGTCCTCCAATGCCAGGCCAACAACCAGCCATGCTACCTCCTCAAGCAGTTCAGTatacacaacaacaacaacaacatattGGGTATCATGCTCAGCGAGCACCAATGCATTCCAGCATCCCTTCCCAGACACCGCAACAAGGATTGCCTCCCCACTCATCTGTTTCCTCACAAGCAGGTCAATCATATCATCAAGGAGTGCCTTCATCACAACAACAGGTGCATTCCCAACTTTCTCAGCCTCACGGTCCACCATATACACAACAGCATGTTCCTGGCCATGGCTATGCTGGGCATCATGTTCCAACTTCAGCTGTTAGACCTATGAGTCATGTTGCACCACCACAGCAATTTCAACATCCACCTGGTGGTTCAGTTAGCGATTTACAGTCAAGTGTTATGAATCAACAGCCACCAATGCCTAGAACATCTGATAATGTCGGATTAATATCTCAATCGTATGGTGGTGGACAACCTACTGGGCAGAGTTCTTTAACTTCGGAAACCCATGCTTCAAAATTGGGGAAGTCAGAAATTGTAAAAAATGCTGCTGATAATACCACagtaaatgaaaataaaaatggtgGTGCTGAATCTGCTGTCATGAGGCCTACTACAATGTCACAGTCATTGGGTGATGAAAACATGAACAGAGAACAGAATGATTTTGGTAGTGTTAGAAAAGATGCGGTACAAACTGGCACTGTTTTGGACAGCAAAGATGGTTCAATTGTGAAGGATGAAATTGCTGGCCGGACAGGTAAGTCACATGGTCCAGGTGTACAGGGTGGCCAAGAGCATAAAGTTTCAGAAGCATCAAATAGTCTTGAGAAAGGAGGATCATTACGGCAGGCATCATGGCAAAATGCAGGGGCATTGGGGTCCTATGTGAACCCAGGCACGGTAGCACAACATCCAGCTGGACAAGATAGGATGCTTCCTCAGCATATGATGCATTCTGGTCCTATGCCGTATAATATGCAAGAGCAATCAAATCAAATGAGGCCAACTAGTTTCTCTGAAAGTATTCGGCCTCCAAGGCAGCAGCCATATGGCCCAGTTCATTCTGAAACGGCACCAAGGGTGTTCGGAGAGAACCAAATTCAGATGCCAATGCCACAGCCTGTGGGCATCAAACCTGGTGATGGTATGATTCGACCACCCATGGTCGCTCCATTACCAGGACGACACGACACTATGGTGCCTCCTTTTGCCCCTGAACATTTGGGTCGGCCACCTCCTCTTG GAATGTCGAAGAGcaatggtgttggtggtggaccTCTTGGAAGTGGAATGACTTTCCATGAAGAGGGCTTCACTGCTTCAGGGGAACATCTCAGGTCATTTGTCGGTGGTAGACATAATGTCAACCATAAAGATattgaagatgatctgaagCAATTTCCAGGGTCAGCCCATCTGGATGGTCAGGGCTTGCAAAGGGGCCTTAGACCTTTCGAGAGAGGCTTAGGTAGACCTGACGGTTTCCCTGATTCATTACCCGGAAGGCCTCCATTTCCAAACCAGCAAGGTCCATTTCCCGTAGGCTTCCATGAAGATTTTTCAAGGAAGCCCAATGCAGCTGGTCGCACTGACTTTATGTCACCTGGTACAGAATTTGGTCATCATAGGGCAGATGGAATGCCTAATTTGAGAAACTCAG TTCCATTTTTCCAAGGGAAGAGTGGTGCTCCTGGTAGTCTCCGTACAGACCAGCTTGGCTCTGGTAACCTTCCTGGGGATGTACAGCATGCTTTTGATGGTCCAGGGTTCCCTCATACTCGCTTCCACCCTG GTCACATGCATCCAGATGATCCTAATCTTGTTGCTGATTATTCCCGGCATGGATTTCCAAAAGAATCAGACCACTTCTGTTTG GGCGGAGTCTTTAGAAATGGAGATTTTGGTTGGTGCCGAATTTGCATGTTCAACTGTGGGAGTGCAGAGAACCTGGATCTACATGTACAGACAAGGGAACACCAGCAATGTGCAATGGACATTGTTCTGAAAATGAAACATGATGTTGCAAAGAGGCAAAAGCT GAATTTTGGAGGCCTCAAGTCGTTTCACAACAAAAAGATGGTGGCTGGCAAGGGCCACTTCCGTGGAAATAGGCGTTAG
- the LOC133909162 gene encoding heme-binding-like protein At3g10130, chloroplastic, translating to MGMVLGKITVETPKHEVLHTGAGYEIRRYPPCIAAEVTYDPKEMRGGDPDGGFTILANYIGALGKPQNTKPEKIAMTAPVITAGGEGESSENIAMTAPVITTTGAAAAAAAAEPEPVAMTAPVITEAQQTPGKVTMQFLLPSKYTKVEEAPRPTDERVVIREVAERKYGVVRFSGVAGDKTVKEKAEGLKAALEKDGYTVKGPFLLARYNPPFTLPPLRTNEVMIPVE from the coding sequence aTGGGGATGGTGCTGGGCAAGATCACGGTGGAGACGCCCAAGCACGAGGTCCTCCACACCGGCGCCGGCTACGAGATCCGCAGGTACCCGCCCTGCATCGCCGCCGAGGTGACATACGACCCGAAGGAGATGAGAGGCGGCGACCCCGACGGCGGGTTCACCATCCTCGCCAACTACATCGGCGCCCTCGGCAAGCCGCAGAACACCAAGCCCGAGAAGATCGCTATGACGGCCCCGGTCAtcaccgccggcggcgagggcgagTCGTCCGAGAACATCGCCATGACGGCGCCGGTCATCACCaccaccggcgccgccgccgccgccgccgccgccgagcccgAGCCGGTCGCGATGACCGCGCCGGTCATCACAGAAGCCCAGCAGACGCCGGGCAAGGTGACAATGCAGTTCCTGCTGCCGTCCAAGTACACAAAGGTGGAGGAGGCGCCGCGGCCGACGGACGAGCGGGTGGTGATACGCGAGGTGGCGGAGAGGAAGTACGGGGTGGTGCGGTTCAGCGGGGTGGCCGGTGACAAGACGGTGAAGGAGAAGGCGGAGGGGCTAAAGGCCGCGCTGGAGAAGGACGGGTACACCGTCAAAGGCCCGTTCTTGCTGGCGCGGTACAACCCGCCGTTCACGCTCCCACCGCTGCGCACCAACGAGGTCATGATCCCCGTCGAGTGA